From one Sylvia atricapilla isolate bSylAtr1 chromosome 21, bSylAtr1.pri, whole genome shotgun sequence genomic stretch:
- the FUNDC2 gene encoding FUN14 domain-containing protein 2: MAVPGGGAKDDTFNVLDLAEYTKNRPWWRKIFAPNSGSSAEKYNVATQLVIGGVTGWCTGFIFQKVGKLAATAVGGGFFLLQIANHTGYIKVDWNLVQRDMDKAKQQLKFHSSGNKIHPEVKSRVDEVIIFLKKNVILTGGFAGGFLLGMAS; encoded by the exons ATGGCGGTGCCGGGCGGAG GTGCAAAGGACGACACATTCAACGTGCTGGACCTGGCGGAGTACACCAAGAACCGGCCTTGGTGGCGCAAGATCTTCGCCCCCAACTCGGGGTCGAGCGCTGAGAAATACAATGTGGCCACGCAGCTGGTGATCGGAGGGGTCACGGGATG GTGTACTGGATTCATCTTCCAGAAAGTTGGAAAGCTGGCAGCGacagcagtgggaggaggcttTTTTCTACTTCAG ATTGCAAACCACACAGGATACATCAAGGTGGACTGGAATCTAGTACAACGGGACATGGACAAAgccaagcagcagctgaaatttcACAGCAGTGGTAATAAAATACATCCAGAAGTGAAAAGCAGAGTGGATGAG GTGATCATATTTCTGAAGAAGAATGTTATCCTGACTGGAGGGTTTGCTGGAGGATTCCTGCTTGGAATGGCATCCTAG